In Streptomyces sp. NBC_01439, the following are encoded in one genomic region:
- a CDS encoding penicillin acylase family protein, with protein MPANETAPPVKKKGRRARLIVLVLVLALFAGLGYGAYWSVDSVRASFPQTTGSLKVPGLTGTVEVKRDAHGIPQLYADNDDDLFRAQGFVHAQDRFWEMDVRRHMTSGRLSEMFGSGQVETDAFLRTLGWRQVAQEEFDKKLSPETKKYLQAYADGVNAYLKGKSGKDLSVEHAALGLSDDYKPEQWTPVDSVAWLKAMAWDLRGNMQDEIDRALMATKLSQAQIDELYPPYPFDRNKPIVEGGKVDGGKYAPQGTGSGNGSGTGSGNGSRTGNGSGGANTVGTQTVTGPANGLADNAAAQGATVGLRTQLASLADTLDKVPAILGPNGSGIGSNSWVVSGQYTTTGKPLLANDPHLSPQLPSVWYQMGLHCRTVSAQCQYDVAGYTFSGMPGVVIGHNTDIAWGMTNLGADVTDLYLEQVKPEGYVYDGKVVPFVTREEVIKVAGGDSKKITVRTTNNGPLVSDRSEQLGTVGTRAPVASSAPDRGDGYAVALRWTALDPGKSMDAVFKLDKAKTFDDFRKAAADFEVPSQNLIYADNKGTNGNIGYQAPGRIPVRGQHDGRMPAPGWDSKYAWKGNRDGNAGYVPQSEMPWDYNPSRGYIVTANQAVVESGTGAGKYPYLLTTDWGYGARSQRINDLIEAKIKDGGRISTDDMRTMQMDNSSEIAALLTPMLAKIEVSDPGVRAAQKLLDGWNYTQEPDSAAAAYFNAVWRHILKLSFGDKMPKELRIEGSCMSVVGNGTGPADDLAKTVRECGTRGPDSAQPDGGDRWFEVVRRLVKDEKSPWWTTPKTVTLPAATNRDELFARAMRDARWELTAKLGKDQSTWSWGRLHQLTLKNQTIGTEGPGFMQWLLNRGPWDVGGGEATVNATGWNASSGYGVTWVPSMRMVVNLNDLDKSRWINLTGASGHAYNAHYTDQTTMWAKGELLEWPFGKDAVEKATVDTLTLKPEGS; from the coding sequence ATGCCCGCCAACGAAACCGCTCCTCCCGTCAAGAAGAAGGGACGACGCGCCCGTCTGATCGTGCTCGTCCTGGTCCTGGCGCTCTTCGCGGGCCTCGGCTACGGGGCGTACTGGAGCGTGGACAGCGTGCGCGCCTCCTTCCCCCAGACGACCGGCTCCCTCAAGGTGCCGGGCCTGACCGGGACCGTCGAGGTCAAGCGCGACGCCCACGGCATTCCCCAGCTCTACGCGGACAACGACGACGACCTCTTCCGGGCGCAGGGCTTCGTGCACGCGCAGGACCGGTTCTGGGAGATGGACGTACGACGTCACATGACCTCCGGCCGGCTCTCCGAGATGTTCGGCTCCGGCCAGGTCGAGACCGACGCCTTCCTGCGCACGCTGGGCTGGCGCCAGGTCGCGCAGGAGGAGTTCGACAAGAAGCTCTCGCCGGAGACCAAGAAGTATCTCCAGGCCTACGCCGACGGGGTCAACGCGTACCTGAAGGGGAAGTCCGGCAAGGACCTCTCCGTCGAGCACGCCGCGCTGGGGCTCAGCGACGACTACAAGCCCGAGCAGTGGACGCCGGTGGACTCGGTGGCCTGGCTCAAGGCGATGGCGTGGGACCTGCGCGGCAACATGCAGGACGAGATCGACCGCGCGCTGATGGCGACCAAGCTCTCGCAGGCGCAGATCGACGAGCTCTACCCGCCGTACCCGTTCGACCGGAACAAGCCGATCGTCGAGGGCGGGAAGGTCGACGGCGGGAAGTACGCCCCGCAGGGCACCGGCTCGGGCAACGGCTCGGGCACCGGCTCCGGAAACGGTTCGCGCACCGGCAACGGCTCCGGCGGCGCCAACACCGTCGGGACCCAAACCGTCACGGGCCCGGCCAACGGCCTGGCCGACAACGCCGCCGCCCAGGGCGCGACCGTGGGCCTGCGCACCCAGCTGGCCTCGCTCGCCGACACCCTGGACAAGGTCCCCGCGATCCTCGGCCCCAACGGCAGCGGCATCGGCTCGAACTCCTGGGTCGTCTCCGGCCAGTACACGACCACCGGCAAGCCGCTGCTCGCGAACGACCCGCACCTGTCCCCGCAGCTGCCCTCGGTCTGGTACCAGATGGGCCTGCACTGCCGCACGGTCTCGGCCCAGTGCCAGTACGACGTGGCCGGCTACACCTTCTCCGGCATGCCGGGCGTGGTCATCGGCCACAACACCGACATCGCCTGGGGCATGACCAACCTCGGTGCCGACGTCACCGACCTCTACCTGGAGCAGGTCAAGCCGGAGGGCTACGTCTACGACGGCAAGGTGGTCCCCTTCGTCACCCGCGAAGAGGTCATCAAGGTCGCGGGCGGCGACAGCAAGAAGATCACCGTCCGCACCACCAACAACGGTCCGCTCGTCTCCGACCGCAGCGAGCAGCTCGGTACGGTCGGCACCCGCGCCCCCGTCGCCAGCTCCGCCCCCGACCGCGGCGACGGGTACGCCGTCGCCCTGCGCTGGACGGCGCTGGACCCGGGCAAGTCGATGGACGCGGTCTTCAAGCTCGACAAGGCCAAGACCTTCGACGACTTCCGCAAGGCGGCCGCCGACTTCGAGGTCCCGTCCCAGAACCTGATCTACGCCGACAACAAGGGCACCAACGGCAACATCGGCTACCAGGCCCCGGGCCGCATCCCGGTGCGCGGCCAGCACGACGGCCGGATGCCCGCCCCGGGCTGGGACTCCAAGTACGCCTGGAAGGGCAACAGGGACGGCAACGCCGGCTACGTCCCGCAGAGCGAGATGCCCTGGGACTACAACCCGTCCCGCGGCTACATCGTCACCGCCAACCAGGCCGTCGTGGAGAGCGGGACCGGCGCGGGCAAGTACCCGTACCTGCTGACCACCGACTGGGGCTACGGCGCCCGCAGCCAGCGGATCAACGACCTCATCGAGGCGAAGATCAAGGACGGCGGCCGGATCTCGACCGACGACATGCGCACCATGCAGATGGACAACAGCAGTGAGATTGCCGCGCTGCTGACCCCGATGCTGGCGAAGATAGAGGTCTCGGACCCGGGCGTGCGCGCCGCGCAGAAGCTGCTGGACGGCTGGAACTACACGCAGGAGCCCGACTCGGCGGCCGCGGCCTACTTCAACGCGGTCTGGCGCCACATCCTCAAGCTGTCCTTCGGCGACAAGATGCCCAAGGAGCTGCGGATCGAGGGCAGCTGCATGAGCGTCGTCGGCAACGGCACCGGCCCGGCCGACGACCTCGCCAAGACGGTCCGCGAATGCGGCACCCGCGGCCCCGACTCGGCGCAGCCCGACGGCGGCGACCGCTGGTTCGAGGTGGTCCGCCGCCTCGTCAAGGACGAGAAGTCGCCCTGGTGGACCACGCCGAAGACCGTCACCCTGCCGGCGGCCACCAACCGTGACGAGCTCTTCGCCCGGGCCATGCGCGACGCCCGCTGGGAGCTGACCGCCAAGCTCGGCAAGGACCAGTCCACCTGGAGCTGGGGCCGGCTGCACCAGCTGACGCTGAAGAACCAGACGATCGGCACCGAGGGCCCCGGCTTCATGCAGTGGCTCCTCAACCGCGGCCCGTGGGACGTGGGCGGCGGCGAGGCCACGGTCAACGCGACCGGCTGGAACGCCTCCAGCGGGTACGGGGTCACCTGGGTGCCCTCGATGCGGATGGTCGTGAACCTCAACGACCTCGACAAGTCGCGCTGGATCAACCTGACGGGTGCCTCGGGGCACGCGTACAACGCGCACTACACGGACCAGACGACGATGTGGGCCAAGGGCGAGCTGCTGGAGTGGCCCTTCGGCAAGGACGCCGTCGAGAAGGCCACGGTCGACACCCTGACCCTCAAGCCCGAGGGCTCGTAA